One genomic region from Haloterrigena gelatinilytica encodes:
- a CDS encoding DJ-1/PfpI family protein yields the protein MTATTAEIVLFDGFDELDAIGPYEVLENAAHAGADLEVDLVTLDETDLVTASHDLRVEPQGTLGRPDILLVPGGGWTSANEGVRAVVEDGVLPDRVDECYAEGSTVASVCTGAMVLAEADLLEGRPAATHRVAVDDLEAHAANVVDERVVDDGDVLTAGGVTSGLDLALWLVEREFGEDVASEVSEEMAYERGEVFG from the coding sequence ATGACCGCGACCACCGCCGAGATCGTGCTGTTCGACGGCTTCGACGAACTGGACGCGATCGGCCCCTACGAGGTGCTCGAGAACGCCGCCCACGCGGGCGCCGACCTCGAGGTCGACCTGGTGACCCTCGACGAGACCGACCTCGTCACGGCGAGCCACGACCTGCGCGTCGAACCGCAGGGGACGCTCGGCCGGCCCGACATCCTGCTCGTCCCCGGCGGCGGGTGGACGTCCGCCAACGAGGGCGTCCGCGCGGTCGTCGAGGACGGCGTGTTGCCCGACAGGGTCGACGAATGCTACGCCGAGGGCTCGACGGTCGCCTCGGTCTGTACCGGTGCGATGGTGCTGGCCGAGGCCGACCTGCTCGAGGGCCGGCCCGCCGCTACACACCGGGTTGCCGTCGACGACCTCGAGGCCCACGCGGCGAACGTGGTCGACGAGCGGGTCGTCGACGACGGCGACGTGCTGACCGCCGGCGGCGTCACCTCGGGACTCGATCTGGCGCTGTGGCTCGTCGAGCGGGAGTTCGGCGAGGACGTCGCGAGCGAAGTGAGCGAGGAGATGGCCTACGAGCGCGGCGAAGTGTTCGGTTGA
- a CDS encoding Lrp/AsnC ligand binding domain-containing protein has product MSHAFVMIDVATGMSEAVCESVREVDGVVEAHVVAGDFDVVVELEGERPHDLLSTVTSAVRPLEDVGTTRTYVCLD; this is encoded by the coding sequence ATGTCTCACGCATTCGTGATGATCGACGTCGCGACGGGCATGTCCGAGGCGGTCTGCGAATCGGTTCGCGAGGTCGACGGCGTCGTCGAGGCGCACGTCGTCGCCGGCGACTTCGACGTCGTGGTCGAACTCGAGGGCGAGCGACCGCACGACCTCCTCTCGACGGTCACGTCGGCGGTCCGGCCGCTCGAAGACGTCGGCACGACGCGGACGTACGTCTGTCTCGACTGA
- a CDS encoding HAD family hydrolase translates to MNAVLFDMDGVLVNSEDYWTEFQAEDILPAAVPDDDVDVAEVTGMNYRETYDYLEAEYGTAVSREEFEERFEETAREIYREHVDPVDGLHDLLAELDDRGVERALVSSSPHEWIDIVLERFDLEGSFDHVISAEDIDAAGKPEPDVFEYAASEVGVPAEECVVVEDSENGVEAGARAGALVVAYRIDAHDDLDLSPADEIADSAAELRETVLELAS, encoded by the coding sequence ATGAACGCAGTGCTGTTCGACATGGACGGGGTCCTCGTCAACAGCGAGGACTACTGGACCGAGTTCCAGGCCGAAGACATCCTTCCGGCGGCCGTCCCCGACGACGACGTCGACGTCGCCGAAGTGACCGGGATGAACTACCGCGAGACCTACGACTACCTCGAGGCGGAGTACGGGACCGCCGTCTCCCGCGAGGAGTTCGAGGAGCGCTTCGAGGAGACCGCTCGCGAGATCTACCGCGAGCACGTCGACCCCGTCGACGGTCTCCACGACCTCCTCGCCGAACTCGACGACCGCGGGGTCGAGCGAGCGCTCGTCTCCTCGTCTCCGCACGAGTGGATCGACATCGTCCTCGAGCGATTCGACCTCGAGGGGTCGTTCGACCACGTGATCAGCGCCGAGGACATCGACGCGGCGGGCAAGCCGGAGCCGGACGTCTTCGAGTACGCCGCGAGCGAGGTCGGCGTGCCGGCCGAGGAGTGCGTCGTCGTCGAGGACTCGGAGAACGGCGTCGAGGCCGGCGCGCGGGCCGGCGCGCTGGTCGTGGCCTACCGAATCGACGCCCACGACGACCTCGACCTCTCGCCGGCCGACGAGATCGCGGACTCGGCCGCGGAACTGCGGGAGACGGTCCTCGAGTTGGCGTCGTAG
- a CDS encoding TlpA family protein disulfide reductase produces the protein MKRRAFIAGTAVLAAGSGCLEDGADSNDGDESNESAVELTTVDAPGSEGGTIGVPSRGQVQLVNCIRTTCPTSRAMLSRVGEARDELATAREVGPDGDVHVVSVVDEYSGAASSPSELADWWAEQDGDWTLAVDEDGALFEDYGVTGTPTTLAVDGAGEVHWRDEGGTTATNLVSGVETALEASDS, from the coding sequence ATGAAACGACGCGCATTCATCGCGGGCACGGCGGTACTGGCGGCGGGGTCGGGCTGCCTCGAGGACGGCGCCGACTCGAACGACGGCGACGAGTCCAACGAGTCGGCGGTCGAGCTCACGACCGTCGACGCGCCCGGGAGCGAGGGCGGGACGATCGGCGTTCCGAGCCGAGGGCAGGTCCAGCTCGTCAACTGCATTCGAACCACCTGTCCGACCAGCCGCGCCATGCTCTCGCGGGTCGGCGAGGCCCGCGACGAACTCGCGACGGCCCGCGAGGTCGGTCCCGACGGCGACGTCCACGTCGTGAGCGTCGTCGACGAGTACTCCGGCGCCGCGTCCTCGCCGTCGGAACTGGCCGACTGGTGGGCCGAGCAGGACGGCGACTGGACCCTCGCCGTCGACGAGGACGGCGCGCTGTTCGAGGACTACGGCGTCACCGGCACGCCCACGACGCTGGCCGTCGACGGCGCCGGCGAGGTCCACTGGCGCGACGAGGGCGGTACGACCGCGACCAATCTGGTCAGCGGCGTCGAGACGGCGCTCGAGGCGTCGGACTCGTAG